A single Desulfatiglans sp. DNA region contains:
- a CDS encoding YwbE family protein codes for MDGKTRSNIKPGIKVKVVQKQDQRSGKLTEGIVKDLLTNSAMHPHGIKVRLESGIVGRVKEIIQ; via the coding sequence AGATCAAACATAAAACCCGGTATTAAAGTAAAGGTTGTGCAGAAGCAGGACCAGCGGTCCGGCAAATTAACTGAAGGGATAGTTAAGGACCTCCTGACCAACTCTGCGATGCATCCTCATGGCATCAAGGTGCGACTGGAAAGTGGGATAGTAGGCAGGGTAAAAGAGATAATTCAGTGA